One window of Anaerolineales bacterium genomic DNA carries:
- the hypB gene encoding hydrogenase nickel incorporation protein HypB, whose amino-acid sequence MTTRIPIVENILSANDRIADRNRVLLDEKGVYSINIMASPGAGKTSFILKTLEALKGRLKLGVIEGDLATSIDAEKAMAAGLPAVQINTGGGCHLDAVMLADALPALPLSDLDLVLVENVGNLVCPANFQIGTHLNVLIASIPEGDDKPYKYPGMYRGVQVLIINKTDLMPYVTFNMSYFIKGVEALNPDVTIFPVSCKSGEGMDAWADWLTEKVRAGNQG is encoded by the coding sequence ATGACCACGCGCATTCCTATTGTTGAAAATATATTATCCGCCAATGATCGCATCGCGGACCGTAACCGCGTGCTGCTCGATGAGAAAGGTGTGTACTCGATCAATATCATGGCCTCGCCCGGCGCAGGCAAGACCAGTTTCATTCTCAAAACCCTCGAAGCCTTGAAGGGACGCCTGAAACTGGGCGTGATCGAAGGCGATCTTGCCACCTCCATCGATGCCGAGAAGGCAATGGCAGCGGGTCTTCCTGCGGTGCAGATAAACACGGGAGGCGGGTGTCATCTCGATGCGGTCATGCTGGCGGATGCCCTGCCTGCGCTTCCCCTTTCCGACCTAGACCTGGTGCTGGTCGAGAATGTGGGGAATCTCGTCTGTCCGGCGAACTTTCAAATCGGCACGCACTTGAACGTCTTGATCGCCTCCATCCCGGAGGGGGATGACAAGCCCTATAAATATCCCGGCATGTACCGGGGCGTACAGGTCTTGATCATCAACAAGACCGACCTCATGCCGTACGTAACGTTCAACATGAGTTATTTCATAAAAGGCGTGGAGGCGCTCAACCCGGATGTGACGATCTTCCCGGTCTCCTGTAAATCGGGGGAGGGGATGGATGCCTGGGCGGACTGGCTTACTGAAAAGGTCCGTGCAGGAAACCAGGGATGA
- a CDS encoding oxidoreductase, producing the protein MTHVKPKFAMYWAASCGGCEIAVLNTHEKILDVDANFDVVFWPVAMDAKYKDVEAMEDGSILLTLFNGGIRNDENEHIAKLLRQKSKILVAFGSCACEGCIPGLANLSPVGEIVHTAFNTISTDNPHEIYPRTSYDVPEGELHIPKLEKTLRPLDHVVDVDYYMPGCPPESHQIAAVLDLVIDVLHGRATLPPKGSTIGVGNSTVCDECPRARNVKLIKEFKRIQDIAPADPDLCLLEQGIPCNGPATCSGCNARCPQAGAQCIGCYGPAQGVTDYGARLITAFSSVIDATTPEEIERILDGIPDPTGQVYRFSLPASLLMANREAFKAK; encoded by the coding sequence ATGACACACGTCAAACCAAAATTTGCAATGTATTGGGCGGCGTCCTGCGGGGGCTGTGAGATCGCGGTGCTGAACACCCATGAGAAGATTTTGGATGTGGATGCCAATTTCGATGTGGTCTTCTGGCCCGTCGCCATGGACGCGAAATACAAGGACGTTGAGGCAATGGAAGACGGTTCGATCCTTCTCACGCTTTTCAATGGCGGCATCCGCAACGACGAGAATGAGCATATTGCGAAACTGCTCCGGCAGAAATCGAAGATCCTTGTCGCGTTCGGTTCATGCGCCTGCGAAGGATGCATTCCCGGGCTGGCAAATCTGAGCCCGGTTGGAGAGATCGTCCACACGGCCTTCAACACGATTTCGACCGATAACCCGCATGAGATCTATCCGCGCACCTCGTACGATGTACCCGAGGGCGAATTGCACATCCCCAAACTTGAAAAGACGTTACGACCGCTCGATCATGTTGTGGATGTGGATTACTACATGCCGGGCTGCCCGCCGGAGAGTCATCAGATCGCAGCCGTTCTGGACCTTGTCATCGACGTTCTGCATGGACGGGCAACTCTCCCGCCAAAAGGCTCCACGATCGGGGTGGGCAATTCGACCGTGTGCGATGAATGTCCGCGCGCGCGCAACGTGAAACTCATCAAGGAATTCAAGCGCATTCAAGACATTGCACCAGCCGACCCGGACTTGTGCCTGCTCGAGCAGGGAATCCCGTGCAACGGACCCGCAACATGCAGTGGATGCAATGCGCGCTGCCCGCAAGCGGGGGCGCAGTGCATTGGATGCTACGGACCGGCTCAGGGCGTGACGGATTACGGCGCGCGGCTGATCACCGCTTTCTCGTCCGTGATCGACGCAACCACACCGGAGGAAATCGAGCGAATCCTTGATGGCATTCCCGACCCGACCGGGCAAGTGTATCGCTTCAGCCTGCCCGCTTCGCTGCTCATGGCGAACAGGGAGGCTTTCAAGGCGAAATGA
- the hypD gene encoding hydrogenase formation protein HypD, with protein sequence MKFLDEYRNPAKVKSLLREIESIVTRNWVIMEICGGQTHAFLHHGLDEMLPPQVELVHGPGCPVCVTPLEQIDKAIAIASRPDVIFTSYGDMLRVPGSSKDLFSVRANGGDVRVVYSPLEAVQIAEANPDRQVVFFAIGFETTAPANAMAVLQAKNKGVKNFSVLVSHVRVPPAMEAILSSKSNRVQGFLAAGHVCAVMGFHEYPPIAEKYHVPVVVTGFEPIDLLNGLLAAVRQLEAGEAVAENQYQRAVRFEGNASAQNTIRSVFQSVDRKWRGIGLIPQSGWGLRPEFIEFDAEKRFDVENLLAQESPLCIAGEILQGLKKPTGCAAFGRECTPQSPLGAPMVSAEGACAAYYRYHRELVTYE encoded by the coding sequence ATGAAATTTCTTGACGAGTACCGCAACCCCGCAAAAGTAAAATCGCTTCTGCGTGAGATCGAATCCATCGTCACCCGGAACTGGGTCATCATGGAAATCTGCGGCGGGCAGACTCATGCCTTTCTGCATCACGGCCTCGATGAGATGCTCCCGCCGCAGGTCGAACTCGTGCATGGACCGGGCTGCCCGGTGTGTGTCACTCCTCTTGAACAGATCGATAAAGCAATTGCCATCGCTTCGCGCCCGGATGTCATCTTTACCTCCTATGGCGATATGCTGCGCGTGCCGGGTTCGTCGAAGGATTTGTTCTCCGTCCGTGCCAATGGCGGGGATGTGCGCGTGGTGTATTCGCCGCTCGAAGCGGTTCAGATCGCGGAAGCAAATCCTGATAGGCAGGTTGTCTTCTTCGCCATCGGCTTCGAAACCACAGCGCCTGCCAATGCGATGGCGGTCCTGCAAGCGAAGAACAAGGGCGTAAAAAATTTTTCCGTGCTGGTCTCGCACGTCCGCGTGCCGCCCGCGATGGAGGCGATCTTGAGTTCGAAGTCGAATCGCGTGCAGGGATTCCTCGCAGCGGGGCACGTCTGTGCAGTGATGGGATTCCACGAATACCCGCCCATTGCGGAGAAATATCATGTGCCGGTTGTCGTGACGGGCTTCGAGCCGATCGATCTGTTGAACGGTCTGCTTGCGGCGGTCAGGCAACTCGAAGCGGGCGAAGCGGTGGCAGAGAATCAGTATCAGCGGGCTGTCCGCTTCGAGGGGAATGCATCAGCCCAAAACACGATTCGAAGCGTTTTCCAATCCGTTGACCGGAAATGGCGCGGCATTGGTCTTATCCCTCAAAGCGGCTGGGGCTTGCGTCCAGAATTTATTGAGTTCGATGCAGAGAAAAGATTCGATGTCGAAAATCTTCTTGCGCAAGAATCTCCGTTGTGCATCGCGGGTGAGATCCTGCAGGGCTTGAAGAAGCCGACGGGATGCGCCGCGTTTGGAAGAGAATGCACGCCGCAAAGCCCGCTCGGCGCGCCGATGGTTTCCGCCGAAGGCGCGTGCGCGGCGTATTATCGGTATCACCGCGAATTGGTAACTTATGAATAA
- a CDS encoding hydrogenase maturation protease, which translates to MKTIIVGLGNPILGDDGVGWKVVEELTRQMPTDLSVGLECLSVGGIGLMEHLIGYDRAIIIDAFIADKEDLGSILIQKLDNLPNYSAFHISSAHDTSLQNAIELGKRMGAQLPVDVTVIGIAIQRISEFGENLSPPVAECVPQAAHIALNLLKENVTNSREESHPHG; encoded by the coding sequence ATGAAAACGATCATTGTCGGGCTCGGAAATCCGATCCTGGGCGATGACGGGGTCGGCTGGAAGGTCGTCGAAGAATTAACCCGGCAGATGCCAACGGATTTATCTGTGGGGCTTGAATGCCTTTCGGTGGGCGGCATCGGTTTGATGGAGCATCTGATCGGATACGACCGCGCCATTATCATCGACGCTTTCATCGCCGACAAGGAAGATCTGGGCTCGATCCTGATCCAAAAGCTCGACAACCTGCCGAACTATTCCGCCTTCCATATTTCCAGCGCGCACGACACATCCTTGCAGAACGCGATCGAACTCGGCAAACGCATGGGCGCGCAATTGCCCGTCGACGTGACCGTGATCGGGATCGCCATCCAACGCATCAGCGAATTCGGCGAGAACCTATCGCCGCCGGTCGCGGAATGCGTGCCGCAAGCCGCGCATATCGCATTGAATTTGTTGAAAGAAAATGTAACGAATTCACGAGAGGAAAGTCATCCGCACGGGTGA
- the hypA gene encoding hydrogenase maturation nickel metallochaperone HypA: protein MHELSVTQSVLDIALANAGARKIKQVNLVIGQFSSIVDDSVQFYWDMITKGTPAQGSLLHFERIAGEMTCRRCGHVFHPTDETFDCPSCSSPLVKISKGEEFQVDSIDVE from the coding sequence ATGCATGAACTTTCAGTGACACAGAGCGTCCTTGATATTGCCCTTGCGAATGCCGGTGCAAGAAAGATCAAACAGGTTAACCTGGTGATCGGGCAATTCTCATCCATCGTGGATGATTCGGTTCAATTCTATTGGGACATGATTACGAAGGGGACGCCTGCGCAAGGTTCATTGCTCCATTTCGAGCGTATTGCCGGTGAGATGACTTGTCGGAGATGCGGGCACGTTTTTCACCCGACAGATGAGACCTTCGATTGTCCGTCCTGTTCGAGTCCGCTTGTGAAGATCAGTAAAGGTGAAGAATTTCAGGTCGATAGCATCGATGTTGAGTGA
- a CDS encoding ankyrin repeat domain-containing protein, with protein sequence MNLPREIKPLQEFVIAAHGSSPGDLDKVKQLLAEYPEFLNQGYEWDPTDIETALQAAAHMGQPAIAEYLLSQGAPLDICSAAMLGRSDAVQQFLAQDPTQIYAVGAHTIPLLTHAVWSDNISLVQQIWEQGAYAGASEALSNIVSEKRFRMASWLLEHCDPDLNWKNFQGKTVIEVARDLGETQMIRLLEEYDSKK encoded by the coding sequence ATGAACCTACCAAGGGAAATCAAACCCCTTCAAGAATTTGTGATTGCCGCGCATGGCAGCTCTCCGGGTGATTTAGATAAAGTCAAACAACTATTAGCGGAATACCCCGAATTTCTGAACCAGGGATATGAATGGGATCCAACAGACATTGAAACAGCTTTGCAGGCAGCGGCACATATGGGACAGCCAGCCATTGCTGAGTATCTTTTAAGTCAGGGCGCGCCTTTAGATATATGCTCAGCAGCAATGCTCGGACGCAGCGACGCTGTGCAGCAGTTTCTTGCCCAAGACCCCACACAGATTTACGCCGTAGGAGCACATACCATTCCGCTGTTAACACACGCGGTTTGGAGCGACAATATTAGTTTGGTACAACAGATTTGGGAGCAAGGTGCATATGCTGGAGCATCCGAAGCACTTAGCAATATCGTCAGCGAAAAACGATTTAGAATGGCAAGCTGGTTATTAGAACATTGTGACCCAGACTTGAACTGGAAGAACTTTCAGGGCAAGACGGTGATAGAAGTGGCACGCGATCTGGGAGAGACGCAAATGATCAGGTTACTTGAAGAGTATGATTCAAAAAAATGA
- the hypE gene encoding hydrogenase expression/formation protein HypE, producing the protein MNNELDFEGYTCPVPIRPNDTVVLGHGSGGTLSHDLLKRLFLPELGKAAPRALDDSAVIVIDGERYALTTDSHVVSPLFFPGGDIGRLAICGTVNDLAMIGAKPITLTCGFVIEEGLSFDILQKVVASMKEASDEAGVYIAAGDTKVVQKGGADKLFINTSGIGKITEGINISGVNASEGDVIILSGTIGDHGIAVLSAREDLGFETTLESDVAPLNRLMEAMLSAGDVHVLRDPTRGGLATSLVEISEQSNVIIEIVEERLPVKPAVKAACEMLGFDPLFIANEGKLVAFVKESDADKVLNMMKKTKYGKDAEIIGRVIGAGKPQVRLKTTIGGTRLVDMLPGEMLPRIC; encoded by the coding sequence ATGAATAACGAACTTGATTTCGAAGGCTATACCTGCCCCGTGCCGATCAGGCCGAACGATACGGTCGTGCTCGGTCACGGCTCCGGCGGGACCTTGAGCCATGACCTGTTGAAACGATTATTTCTGCCTGAGTTGGGAAAAGCCGCGCCGCGCGCATTGGATGATTCTGCTGTGATAGTGATCGACGGCGAACGATATGCATTGACGACTGACTCGCACGTCGTCTCGCCGTTGTTCTTTCCCGGCGGTGACATTGGTCGGCTCGCAATTTGCGGAACCGTGAACGACCTTGCCATGATCGGCGCGAAACCGATCACTTTGACCTGCGGATTCGTGATCGAAGAAGGTTTATCGTTCGATATTTTGCAAAAGGTCGTCGCTTCAATGAAGGAAGCGTCAGATGAAGCGGGAGTTTACATCGCGGCAGGAGATACAAAGGTGGTGCAAAAAGGCGGCGCGGACAAGTTGTTCATCAACACATCGGGAATCGGGAAAATTACCGAGGGGATAAATATCTCCGGCGTGAATGCAAGCGAGGGAGATGTAATTATCCTTTCTGGGACAATTGGGGATCACGGCATTGCAGTTTTATCGGCGCGGGAGGATCTGGGATTTGAAACGACTCTCGAAAGCGACGTTGCCCCGCTCAATCGTTTAATGGAGGCGATGCTTTCTGCCGGTGACGTTCACGTTTTGCGCGACCCCACCCGCGGCGGACTGGCAACTTCGCTGGTTGAAATCTCCGAACAATCCAATGTGATCATTGAGATCGTAGAGGAACGATTACCGGTCAAGCCTGCCGTCAAAGCCGCGTGCGAGATGCTGGGATTCGATCCGTTATTTATCGCCAACGAGGGAAAGTTGGTCGCGTTCGTGAAAGAAAGCGACGCGGATAAAGTTTTGAACATGATGAAGAAAACAAAATACGGCAAAGACGCTGAAATTATCGGAAGAGTAATTGGGGCTGGAAAGCCGCAGGTGAGATTGAAAACCACCATCGGGGGTACGCGGTTGGTGGATATGCTCCCCGGTGAAATGCTGCCGAGGATTTGTTAG
- a CDS encoding HypC/HybG/HupF family hydrogenase formation chaperone, whose protein sequence is MCLAIPGKITKIYQKDDLSMAKIDFGGIVKEICLAYTPEAKVGDYALIHVGFAISLMDEEEAQETLKLIKDVADFENEIS, encoded by the coding sequence ATGTGTCTCGCCATTCCCGGAAAGATCACCAAAATCTATCAAAAAGATGACCTCAGTATGGCAAAGATCGACTTCGGAGGAATCGTCAAGGAAATCTGCCTTGCGTACACCCCCGAGGCAAAGGTCGGCGATTATGCGCTGATCCACGTCGGCTTTGCGATCAGTCTAATGGACGAAGAAGAAGCCCAAGAAACCTTGAAGTTGATCAAGGACGTGGCGGATTTCGAGAATGAAATTTCTTGA
- a CDS encoding Ni/Fe hydrogenase subunit alpha, with amino-acid sequence MTQRISIDPVTRLEGHGKIEIFLDDQGNVANSYFQIPELRGFERFVVGRPIEEMPLLTNRICGVCPEAHHMAAAKAADAVYHVDPPRTGKMLRELLYSAFYCTDHTTHFYALGGPDFVMGPDAPVAERNILGVIHKVGLEIGGKVIQMRKYGHNVVEMIGGRKVHPCTSIPGGITKGITEEQRKEIEEMGRWAIEFAQFSLKLFNDIVLSNKSYVDLILGDVYTHRTYYMGLVDGNNKVNFYDGKVRVADPNGKEFVKYEPKDYAQHVAEHVEPWTYLKFPYLKNVGWKGFVDGIDSGIYMATPLSRLNAADGMATPLAQEQYDKFYATLGGKPVHQRLAIHWARLIELLYAAERWVELVTDPEITSPNVHTKPTQKPTEGIGIVEAPRGTLTHHYWTDELGRVTKANLIVGTTNNYAPIQMSTKKAAESLIKDGNVNEGLLNMVEMAFRAYDPCFGCATHSLPGQMPLEITIRDADGNPLEVLKQFC; translated from the coding sequence ATGACCCAACGAATATCCATCGATCCCGTCACCCGTCTTGAAGGTCACGGCAAGATCGAGATCTTCCTCGACGATCAAGGCAATGTCGCCAACTCGTATTTTCAGATTCCGGAACTGCGCGGCTTCGAACGATTCGTGGTCGGGCGTCCGATCGAGGAAATGCCGCTTCTGACGAACCGCATCTGCGGCGTGTGCCCCGAGGCGCATCACATGGCGGCGGCAAAAGCGGCCGATGCGGTCTATCACGTCGATCCGCCGCGCACGGGAAAGATGCTGAGGGAATTGCTTTACTCTGCGTTCTACTGCACCGACCACACGACTCACTTCTACGCGCTCGGCGGACCCGATTTCGTAATGGGACCCGATGCGCCCGTCGCCGAACGAAACATCCTCGGTGTGATTCACAAAGTGGGTTTGGAGATCGGCGGCAAGGTCATTCAGATGCGGAAATACGGGCACAATGTCGTCGAGATGATCGGCGGAAGGAAAGTCCATCCATGCACGTCCATCCCCGGCGGAATCACAAAAGGCATCACCGAAGAGCAGCGCAAAGAGATCGAAGAGATGGGACGCTGGGCAATCGAGTTCGCGCAGTTCAGCCTGAAGCTCTTCAATGACATCGTGCTTTCCAACAAGAGTTACGTGGATCTGATCCTCGGCGACGTCTATACCCATCGCACCTACTACATGGGACTCGTGGACGGGAATAACAAGGTCAACTTCTACGACGGCAAAGTGCGCGTGGCGGACCCGAACGGAAAAGAATTCGTCAAATACGAGCCGAAGGATTACGCTCAACACGTTGCCGAACACGTCGAGCCATGGACCTATCTCAAATTCCCGTATCTCAAGAACGTCGGCTGGAAGGGCTTCGTGGACGGGATCGACTCCGGCATCTATATGGCGACCCCGCTCTCGCGCCTCAATGCCGCGGATGGAATGGCAACGCCTCTTGCGCAGGAACAGTACGATAAATTCTATGCGACCCTGGGCGGAAAGCCCGTGCATCAACGGCTTGCAATCCACTGGGCGCGCCTGATCGAATTGCTCTATGCCGCGGAACGCTGGGTGGAGCTGGTCACGGATCCCGAGATCACTTCGCCGAACGTTCACACCAAACCGACCCAGAAACCAACGGAAGGGATCGGCATCGTCGAGGCGCCGCGCGGGACGCTCACGCATCATTACTGGACCGATGAACTGGGGCGCGTGACCAAAGCGAATCTCATCGTCGGCACGACCAACAACTACGCGCCAATCCAAATGTCCACGAAGAAAGCGGCGGAGAGTCTCATCAAAGACGGCAACGTGAATGAAGGCTTGCTCAACATGGTCGAGATGGCGTTCCGCGCCTACGACCCGTGTTTCGGGTGCGCCACTCATTCACTGCCCGGTCAGATGCCTTTGGAGATCACGATCCGGGACGCGGACGGGAATCCGCTCGAGGTGTTGAAACAGTTTTGTTGA
- the hypF gene encoding carbamoyltransferase HypF produces MNRHISVTGIVQGVGFRPFIYGLAKRLDLHGWVRNTSGGVEIVVQGNESQVERFVRSLKTEAPPLAKIDSISIRSDLPNANFKSFNIQPSTRIEGAFQPVSADIAICPDCERELFDPRDRRYLYPFINCTKCGPRFTIITDLPYDRPATTMAEFEMCAECRAEYTDPSNRRFHAQPVACPQCGPCVHLEEPPSQFQDLSTIDLRLAAILKTRKYLREGKIIAVKGIGGFHLACDAENRMAVDELRRRKGRQGKPFALMAADLEMIRRHCEVNEAERELLTGREKPIVLLNKRENSALPDELAPGMDTLGFMLPYTPLHHLLLNRSDPVLNREPVPPILVMTSGNFSEEPIATGNEDALERLAPLAEAFLLHNRDIHVRCDDSVVRVDGRKKKESPALSSFIFLRRSRGYAPYPVRLPFDAIPTLAVGGELKNTFCLARDRSAFLSHHIGDMENVETFQSFEQGVGHLSRLFRVKPELIACDMHPGYFTTKYAQGIQDIPRIAVQHHHAHIASCMADNGLENRPVIGLAFDGTGYGTDGTIWGGEILLASCADFERFAHLEPLPLPGGDSAIRHPWRIAVGYAHALGIDIDDLPFLKNLDMLAVNIVRQQADRKLNAPLTSSMGRLFDAVASLIGIRNDVTYEAQAAIEMEVLSKPFLKAKPYPYSADKSILLEELLQSIVHDVRTGKPAGMIGARFHKTIADITIDVCKRARVQTSLSEVVLSGGVWQNQILLYLVRDGLEREGFTVYFHKQVPCNDGGLALGQAVAANAIASREAAKQSPVV; encoded by the coding sequence ATGAACCGCCATATCTCCGTCACCGGTATCGTGCAGGGGGTCGGTTTCCGCCCGTTCATTTACGGGCTCGCGAAACGGCTCGACTTGCACGGCTGGGTGCGGAACACATCCGGCGGCGTGGAGATCGTGGTTCAAGGGAACGAGTCGCAGGTTGAACGTTTCGTTCGCAGCCTGAAGACGGAAGCCCCCCCGCTGGCAAAGATCGATTCGATCTCAATTCGATCGGACCTCCCCAATGCAAACTTTAAAAGCTTCAACATTCAACCTTCAACCCGGATCGAAGGCGCATTCCAGCCGGTTTCAGCGGATATTGCCATCTGCCCGGACTGCGAACGCGAACTCTTCGACCCGAGAGACAGGCGGTACCTCTATCCGTTCATCAACTGCACGAAATGCGGTCCGCGTTTTACGATCATCACCGACCTGCCCTATGACCGCCCCGCCACCACCATGGCGGAATTCGAAATGTGCGCTGAATGCCGCGCCGAATATACCGATCCCTCGAACCGCCGCTTCCACGCCCAGCCGGTGGCTTGTCCACAGTGCGGACCCTGCGTCCATCTCGAAGAGCCGCCGTCTCAATTTCAAGACCTATCCACGATCGATCTGCGCCTCGCCGCAATCCTGAAAACAAGAAAATATCTACGGGAAGGAAAGATCATCGCCGTCAAAGGGATCGGCGGTTTTCATCTTGCCTGTGACGCGGAAAACAGGATGGCGGTCGATGAATTACGGCGGAGAAAAGGCAGGCAGGGCAAACCGTTCGCGTTGATGGCGGCGGACCTTGAAATGATCCGGCGCCATTGCGAAGTGAACGAAGCGGAACGCGAATTGCTCACCGGCAGGGAAAAGCCCATCGTCCTCTTGAATAAAAGGGAAAACTCCGCCCTGCCCGACGAACTTGCCCCCGGCATGGACACGCTCGGTTTCATGCTGCCCTACACCCCGCTCCATCATTTGCTCCTCAATCGAAGCGACCCCGTTCTCAATCGAGAACCCGTCCCGCCGATCCTCGTGATGACCAGCGGCAACTTCAGCGAGGAACCCATCGCCACCGGTAACGAGGATGCGCTCGAACGCCTCGCCCCGCTGGCGGAAGCTTTCCTTCTACACAACAGGGATATTCACGTGAGATGCGACGATTCAGTAGTAAGAGTGGATGGAAGAAAGAAGAAAGAAAGCCCGGCTCTTTCCTCTTTCATCTTCCTTCGTCGCTCCCGCGGCTATGCTCCGTATCCCGTTCGTCTTCCCTTCGATGCGATTCCAACTCTCGCCGTCGGCGGCGAACTCAAGAACACGTTTTGTCTTGCGCGCGACCGAAGCGCCTTCCTCAGCCACCACATCGGCGACATGGAAAACGTCGAAACCTTCCAGTCCTTCGAGCAGGGAGTCGGCCATCTCAGCCGTTTGTTCCGCGTGAAGCCCGAACTTATCGCCTGCGACATGCATCCCGGTTATTTCACGACAAAATATGCACAGGGCATCCAAGATATTCCCCGCATTGCCGTCCAGCATCATCACGCGCATATCGCCTCCTGCATGGCGGATAACGGATTGGAAAACAGGCCGGTGATCGGACTGGCATTCGACGGAACCGGATACGGAACCGATGGAACCATTTGGGGAGGGGAGATCCTTCTCGCCTCCTGCGCAGACTTTGAGCGGTTCGCACACCTCGAGCCTTTGCCTCTCCCCGGCGGCGACTCTGCCATCCGCCATCCCTGGCGAATCGCGGTGGGATACGCCCACGCCCTGGGAATCGACATCGATGATCTGCCATTCCTGAAAAATCTGGACATGCTGGCTGTCAACATCGTCAGACAGCAGGCGGACAGAAAACTGAACGCGCCGCTCACCTCCTCGATGGGCCGCCTCTTCGACGCCGTTGCAAGCCTGATCGGAATCCGGAATGACGTTACCTATGAAGCGCAAGCCGCAATCGAAATGGAAGTATTATCCAAGCCGTTCCTGAAAGCCAAACCGTATCCATATTCGGCGGATAAATCCATTCTGCTCGAAGAACTTCTTCAATCCATTGTTCATGACGTCCGCACAGGCAAACCTGCCGGGATGATCGGCGCAAGATTCCATAAAACGATTGCCGATATAACAATTGATGTTTGCAAACGTGCCCGCGTTCAAACGAGTCTCAGTGAGGTCGTTCTCTCAGGCGGCGTCTGGCAGAACCAAATTCTCTTGTATCTTGTCCGTGACGGACTTGAGCGCGAAGGCTTTACTGTTTATTTCCACAAGCAGGTCCCCTGCAATGACGGCGGCTTGGCGCTGGGTCAGGCTGTGGCAGCGAATGCGATTGCGAGCCGCGAAGCGGCGAAGCAATCTCCCGTCGTATGA
- a CDS encoding hydrogenase iron-sulfur subunit yields the protein MTDQFEPTIIGFTCNWCSYRAADLAGTARMKYAPNVRLIRLMCSGRLDPTFVLRALSGGADGVMITGCHPGECHYIEQNYKALRRFLLLRRVLTGLGIEPERVKLVWASAAEGAKFAAETTTFVEEIRKLGPLCWGKDEDGRMKDDEDIGNSSIKTHPSSFEKEVPA from the coding sequence ATGACCGACCAATTCGAACCGACCATCATCGGCTTCACCTGCAACTGGTGTAGTTATCGCGCAGCGGATCTGGCGGGGACGGCGCGCATGAAGTATGCGCCGAATGTCCGCCTCATCCGCTTGATGTGCTCGGGACGCCTCGACCCGACCTTCGTCCTGCGCGCTCTCTCGGGCGGCGCAGACGGCGTGATGATCACAGGCTGTCATCCGGGTGAATGTCATTACATCGAACAGAACTACAAGGCGCTGCGCCGTTTTCTTCTGCTCCGACGTGTGCTCACAGGTCTGGGCATCGAACCGGAACGGGTCAAGCTCGTTTGGGCGAGCGCGGCCGAAGGAGCAAAATTCGCGGCGGAGACGACAACATTCGTGGAAGAGATCCGGAAACTGGGACCGCTTTGTTGGGGGAAGGACGAAGATGGAAGGATGAAGGATGACGAAGATATCGGAAATTCATCCATCAAAACTCATCCTTCATCCTTTGAAAAGGAGGTGCCGGCATGA
- a CDS encoding isoprenylcysteine carboxylmethyltransferase family protein, protein MRAPSRFRFAGRRPDPSARLRQSGQAQGQGASFGALFMPGVIMKFIGKATINPLIFYTGKISGYITWITLLGYLLDLVPSSGFHNSFLKSASTFILAMGLCLVGVSLVNLGKSTRLGLPNENTALKTNGIYRFSRNPMYFGFNLLTIAAMVYSINIVLLLLGTYSIITYHWIILGEEKFLEERFGDEYFNYKKKVRRYI, encoded by the coding sequence ATGCGCGCCCCGTCTCGATTTCGCTTCGCAGGGCGAAGGCCTGATCCTTCGGCGCGACTTCGCCAGTCAGGACAGGCTCAGGGACAAGGCGCAAGCTTTGGGGCGCTTTTCATGCCAGGAGTAATTATGAAATTTATTGGCAAAGCGACAATAAATCCATTGATATTCTATACGGGAAAAATCAGCGGATACATTACTTGGATTACTCTCCTGGGATACCTTCTTGATCTTGTTCCCTCTTCAGGATTTCACAATTCATTTTTAAAATCGGCTTCAACGTTCATCTTGGCCATGGGCCTGTGTTTGGTTGGCGTTAGTTTGGTAAATTTGGGAAAATCGACAAGATTGGGATTGCCAAATGAGAATACCGCCCTAAAAACGAATGGGATCTATCGTTTTAGCAGGAATCCAATGTATTTCGGATTCAATTTACTAACGATCGCGGCAATGGTTTATTCCATAAATATCGTTTTACTCCTGCTTGGAACATACAGCATTATTACATATCATTGGATCATCCTCGGCGAAGAGAAGTTTTTGGAAGAGCGGTTTGGGGATGAATATTTCAATTACAAAAAGAAAGTAAGGAGATACATTTAA